TGAACGGGAATTTGGGTTTACATGAAATTACCGCTCATCAGCAACTTGGAAGGTGGGCAAACTCGGACAATTAAGGGGGAAATCGGTCAATCCACCGGAAAGCGGGGCTTGCCGGTGGAGGTTGACCGATTGAGCGGTTGCGACATCACCCGGCGCAACGGTCGCTAGCCGGTGGAAGTTGACAGATTGTGCGGTTGCGATTACTTACGCAACGCGAGTGGTGTCGCTTGTCCCACCGGTTCGTCTGCCGGTGAAGGTTGACCGATTGTGCGGTTGCGATTACTTACGCAACGCGAGTAGTGTCGCTAGTCCCACCGGTTCGTCTGCCGGTGAAGGTTGACCGATTGTGCGGTTGCGATTACTTACGCAACGCCAGCTGTATCGCCTGGCCTACCGGACTCTCCGCATCCACTTCCGGCGCCCCGCGGAAAAACAATGGCGGTTGCGCGAGGAAACGTGGATGCGAGCCATGATGCGGTTGGGCGGCATGCACCAGGAATGGATGACAGAGGTATACCGTACCGGCGGCACCGGTAGCCAGTACTTCCGAGCGTGCCGGGAAGCCGGGGATCTGCGTAGCAAGCTCCATCAATGACAGGCCTTCGTCGCCGGCAGGTGCCAGCACCCGGGCCACGTCCTGGTGCGAGCCTGCGAGTATACGGGTGGGCGCATCCTGCTCACCGGTATCAGAGAACAGGAAGAGCATCAGCAATGCGCGGCCCTTCGACCGTATATTGGATCGCCACTGAAAATAATCCGTTGGATCGTCGCCGGGGAAACTTACATCTACATGCCAGCCGGTGTCATTCGGTTCGCCCGGTGCCGGAAAGCGAACGGGAAAAGTGCCCATGGCGCGACAGGGGGCCCATCTGCCCACCCCCGCTAATTGATCAAAGGCCGCCTGTAACATGGTGGAATTGGCCGCTTCGATAAACGGCGCCTGGGAGTACATACCCAATCGTATAACGGGCTGCGTCCAGGTGGAAGGATCGTGCCGATCTACCGGTAAATCTTTCCAGAGAATATTTACAGCAGCTTCGGCTGTTTCGCGGGAGAAAGCCTGATCGATGCGGACATACCCGTCGCGGATAAACTGTGCTATTTGTTGTGTACTTAGTACTTCTTTCATGTTGATGAATTGAGGATGAGCAATGAAAACATGTGCTCCCGGGGAGGGAACAAACGGCATGATGGCCGTGAGAAGTAATTAAAGTGTTGGAGACATCCTCATGAAGCAAATATATCGATTATCATTTGAACGACAATCCCTGCGCCTCTAACGCGGCGTGTAGTGCAGGCAGCGATGCCTTTCCCATGCCATGCAGCTCCAGGATGTCGGCTTCGCTATATTTGGCAAGCTGTTTCACCGTTTTGATGCCCTTATTGGCCAGTGCACGCTGCGCCGGGGCCGATAACTTCAGGAAGGGATTTTTAGCCGCCGCCAGTTCAAAGTTTTCATTTAGTCTGAACTTCACGATCTTTTTTACCAGGGCCAGCGGCAACGGTTTATCCAGCGGGAACTGCACGGCCCCTTTAGAGGAGGTATACACCGACAGCTCCTTTTCAAAAGCTTGGATACCAGAGGGGGCGGGGTAAAAGCCAATGTGCTGTTTATAGCCGGCAAAATGAACGAGGTTACCGTGCCACGTAAATGTCGGCATCGCGTAATTAAAGGTTTCCTCCGCTTCCGGCGCGGCCTGTGCAATCGCTTCCCGCAATTGCTGCAGTAACACCTGGGTGCCGGCGGGGAAAGTGGCTATGTATTGATCGATGTTCATAACGCCCGGTTTTATGACCGAAAGGTAGCACATCCCCGGGAAACAAACCGGGGCATGCGCGACATTATGAAGGGGGAAATGCGCATCGCTATTCTGCCCGCAGACTCTTCACTGGATTCATTAATGCTGCCTTTACGCTCTGGAAACTAACGGTCAGTAAGGTAATGAGCAGCACACCTATGCCCGCTACTGCGAAAATCCACCACGACATGTCCGAGCGGTACTGGTAACCCTGCAACCAGTTGTGCATAAAGAAATAGGCCAGTGGCATGGACAGTAATATTCCCATGAACACCAGTACCAGGAAGTCCTTCGACAACATGGCCCAGAGATTCACCACGGATGCGCCCATTACTTTACGAACGCCTATTTCTTTGGTACGCCTTTCTGCCATGAAAGAGGCCATTCCGAATAAGCCGAGACAACAGATGAATACCGCTAATATCGCGAAGGCACCAGCCAGTGTACCGATACGCTGCTCGCTTTCGAACTTCCTCCCATATTCCTGGTCTACGAACTGGTAATCGAACAACCGCTCCGGAAAAAACTTCCCAAACACCTCCCCTATCTTCTTAACCGACTCCTTACTGCTAAGTCCCGGATGAAGGCGCAGATTAACCAGCGAAACGTCATTGGGGTCCATCCTGTACATGGAAGGCCTTACCGGCGCGTAGGGCGATTCTGCAATAACATCGCTGATCACGCCGACGATCGTGAAAGGCATATCATTCCAGCGAATGGTTTCACCAACCGCATGCTCTAATCCCATGTACTTTACGGCTGCTTCGTTTACGATAAGCGCCGCTGAATCGGATGCGAAGTCTTTCGAAAAATCCCGGCCCTGTGCAAACTTCCAGCCCATCACCCTCCCATAATTCGCGCGGACCGTGGTCGTGGGGAAGTCTACCGCCAGCGACGGATCTTTACCACGCCAGTGAATATTACCATTAGTACTCCATACCTGAGTAGCCGGCGCACTCGCCTGCGTTACACCCGTTACGGCCCCGGTGGCCAGCAACTCCGCCTCCAGTGCATCAAACCGGCCCTGCATATGGCGGCTGTCCATTTCTATCGACAATAATCCGTCAGGATTGTAGCCTACCGGCCGCTGACGGGCGTAATCAATTTGCCTGAAAACGACGATCGTACCAATGATCAGTATTAAAGAAATCGTGAACTGCAACACCAGCATTGCCTGCCGCGGCACGGCGGCGTACCGGCCTGCACGGAAGGTGCCTTTCAATACCTTTACCGGCTGAAAAGAAGACAGGTAAAACGCAGGATAACTGCCTGCCACCAGCGCCGTGAAAAAACTGATCGACAGTCCTGCCAGCCATAACATCGGGCTTAACCAGGGGATATGCATCTGTTTTGCCGTGATGGAATTAAACAATGGTAATGCCAGCTGTACTAACAGTAATGACAACACGAAGGCCAGCATTACTACCAATAATGACTCACTGAAAAACTGCTTTACCAGCTGTGCCCGAACCGATCCTATTGCCTTACGAATACCGACTTCGCGGGCGCGCTTTTCCGACCGCGCGGTACTTAGGTTCATAAAGTTGATGCAGGCCAGCATTAATACGAATAAGCCTATCAACCCAAATAACCAAACGTATTTAAGTCCACCATCGGCCACTACGCCGTTTTCGAAGGCCGTTTGCAAACGCCACATCTTCATGGGATGCAGAAACAGTCGTGGCTTCAGCCGGCGTTCTTCAGGCCGCAGATGATCATTACGCACCATCTTTATCTTTTCAGACACACTGCTCATATCCGCATGGTCGGCAATTTGCACATACAATAAAAACGCATTGTTCCCCCAGGGATTCACCATGCTGCGCACCCAGCCCATCTGGTCGATATATGCATCGAACGGCGCAAGGAATTGCAGATTGGCAAACGCAGAATTACGCGGAATATCGCGATACACGCCCTGCACCGT
This genomic interval from Chitinophaga horti contains the following:
- a CDS encoding phytanoyl-CoA dioxygenase family protein produces the protein MKEVLSTQQIAQFIRDGYVRIDQAFSRETAEAAVNILWKDLPVDRHDPSTWTQPVIRLGMYSQAPFIEAANSTMLQAAFDQLAGVGRWAPCRAMGTFPVRFPAPGEPNDTGWHVDVSFPGDDPTDYFQWRSNIRSKGRALLMLFLFSDTGEQDAPTRILAGSHQDVARVLAPAGDEGLSLMELATQIPGFPARSEVLATGAAGTVYLCHPFLVHAAQPHHGSHPRFLAQPPLFFRGAPEVDAESPVGQAIQLALRK
- a CDS encoding DUF1801 domain-containing protein, which translates into the protein MNIDQYIATFPAGTQVLLQQLREAIAQAAPEAEETFNYAMPTFTWHGNLVHFAGYKQHIGFYPAPSGIQAFEKELSVYTSSKGAVQFPLDKPLPLALVKKIVKFRLNENFELAAAKNPFLKLSAPAQRALANKGIKTVKQLAKYSEADILELHGMGKASLPALHAALEAQGLSFK
- a CDS encoding ABC transporter permease, with amino-acid sequence MIRNYLKIAWRNIVKSKGYAAINIGGLATGMAVALLIGLWIWDEVTYDRHNQHYDRIAQVFQNQDFGGKIDTWQTMPHPTGETLRRNYPDDFKHVVMASWDFYKELTYGDKRLKKLGKYVEPDGPLLMDLQMLRGSRDALKDVSSILLSETGARSYFGDADPVGKVIRFSEREMYTVQGVYRDIPRNSAFANLQFLAPFDAYIDQMGWVRSMVNPWGNNAFLLYVQIADHADMSSVSEKIKMVRNDHLRPEERRLKPRLFLHPMKMWRLQTAFENGVVADGGLKYVWLFGLIGLFVLMLACINFMNLSTARSEKRAREVGIRKAIGSVRAQLVKQFFSESLLVVMLAFVLSLLLVQLALPLFNSITAKQMHIPWLSPMLWLAGLSISFFTALVAGSYPAFYLSSFQPVKVLKGTFRAGRYAAVPRQAMLVLQFTISLILIIGTIVVFRQIDYARQRPVGYNPDGLLSIEMDSRHMQGRFDALEAELLATGAVTGVTQASAPATQVWSTNGNIHWRGKDPSLAVDFPTTTVRANYGRVMGWKFAQGRDFSKDFASDSAALIVNEAAVKYMGLEHAVGETIRWNDMPFTIVGVISDVIAESPYAPVRPSMYRMDPNDVSLVNLRLHPGLSSKESVKKIGEVFGKFFPERLFDYQFVDQEYGRKFESEQRIGTLAGAFAILAVFICCLGLFGMASFMAERRTKEIGVRKVMGASVVNLWAMLSKDFLVLVFMGILLSMPLAYFFMHNWLQGYQYRSDMSWWIFAVAGIGVLLITLLTVSFQSVKAALMNPVKSLRAE